In the Acomys russatus chromosome 13, mAcoRus1.1, whole genome shotgun sequence genome, one interval contains:
- the Hrh1 gene encoding histamine H1 receptor: MSLPNTSSAFEDKMCEGNRTALASPQLLPLVVFLSSISLITVGLNLLVLYAVRSERKLHTVGNLYIVSLSVADLIVGAVVMPVNILYLIMAKWSLGRPLCLFWLSMDYVASTASIFSVFILCIDRYRSVQQPLRYLRYRTKTRASVTILGAWFLSFLWIIPILGWNHFMSLTPDLREDKCETDFHNVTWFKIMTAIINFYLPTLLMLWFYMKIYKAVRQHCKHRQLTNGSIPSFLEIKMKSDNTKEAAKKPGKESPWGVLKRPSKDPIEGLDQKSPSEDPKMISPTVFSQEGNREMVTRHSFRLDVMQMQTVAGGAARGSEGDDQALSQSKMDEQSLNTCRRISETSEDQTLVDRQSFSRTTDSDNSTEPGLGKGKLRSGSNSGLDYIKITWKRLRSHSRQYVSGLHLNRERKAAKQLGFIMAAFILCWIPYFIFFMVVAFCTSCCSERVHMFTIWLGYVNSTLNPLIYPLCNENFKKTFKKILRIRS, translated from the coding sequence ATGAGCCTTCCCAACACCTCCTCTGCTTTTGAAGACAAGATGTGTGAGGGGAACAGGACGGCCTTGGCCAGCCCTCAGCTGCTGCCCCTGGTGGTGTTTCTCAGTAGCATCTCCCTGATCACCGTGGGCCTCAACCTGCTGGTGCTGTACGCTGTGCGCAGTGAGCGCAAGCTGCATACCGTGGGCAACCTGTACATTGTCAGCCTGTCAGTAGCCGACCTGATTGTAGGGGCAGTCGTCATGCCCGTGAACATCCTGTATCTCATCATGGCCAAGTGGTCCCTGGGCCGTCCCCTCTGCCTCTTTTGGCTCTCCATGGATTACGTGGCCAGCACGGCATCCATCTTCAGCGTCTTCATCCTGTGTATAGATCGCTACCGCTCCGTCCAACAACCCCTCCGGTACCTGAGATATCGAACCAAGACCCGAGCATCAGTTACCATCCTGGGGGCCTGGTTTCTCTCCTTCTTGTGGATTATACCCATCCTTGGCTGGAATCACTTCATGTCCCTGACCCCTGATCTTCGGGAAGACAAGTGCGAGACAGACTTCCACAATGTCACTTGGTTCAAGATCATGACTGCCATCATCAACTTCTACCTCCCCACTTTGCTCATGCTGTGGTTCTACATGAAGATCTACAAGGCCGTGAGGCAACACTGTAAGCACCGCCAGCTCACCAATGGGTCCATCCCTTCCTTCTTAGAAATCAAGATGAAGTCAGACAATACCAAAGAGGCTGCCAAGAAACCTGGGAAGGAGTCACCCTGGGGTGTTCTGAAAAGGCCATCAAAAGACCCTATTGAGGGACTGGATCAGAAGTCACCATCTGAAGACCCCAAGATGATCTCTCCAACTGTCTTCAGTCAAGAGGGGAATAGAGAAATGGTTACACGCCACAGTTTTCGTCTTGACGTCATGCAGATGCAGACTGTGGCTGGGGGAGCTGCCAGGGGCTCAGAGGGCGATGACCAGGCTCTGAGCCAGTCCAAAATGGATGAACAGAGCCTGAATACTTGTCGACGGATCAGCGAGACATCAGAGGACCAGACCTTGGTGGACCGACAGTCCTTCTCCCGGACCACAGACTCAGACAACAGCACAGAGCCAGGGCTGGGCAAAGGCAAGCTGAGAAGTGGGTCCAACAGTGGCCTGGATTACATCAAGATCACCTGGAAGAGGCTCCGCTCGCATTCCAGACAGTATGTGTCTGGACTGCACTTAAACCGAGAGCGGAAGGCAGCCAAGCAGTTGGGTTTTATCATGGCGGCCTTCATCCTCTGCTGGATCCCCTATTTCATCTTCTTTATGGTCGTGGCCTTCTGCACGAGCTGCTGCAGTGAACGTGTACACATGTTCACCATTTGGCTGGGCTACGTCAACTCCACGCTGAACCCCCTCATCTACCCCCTGTGCAACGAGAACTTCAAGAAGACATTCAAGAAAATTCTGCGCATTCGCTCCTAA